The Streptomyces sp. NBC_01142 genomic interval CCGGCACACCTCGAAACCGTCGATCCCGGGCAGCATCACATCCAGCACGATCAGGTCCGGCCGCTGCTCGCGCAGCAGCTTCAGGCCGTCCTCTCCCGTCGCCGCGGTGGCCACTCGGTGGCCCTGGCGTGACAGGGAGAGTTCGAGGGCCGTGCGGATGGCGTCGTCGTCCTCGATCAGCAACAGGAAAGGCACGGAGGTCATTCTGGCCCATGGGCGAGCCGGAGTTCGACCGTTGGAGCGCTCCCACACGACTCCTCCCCGTGTCACAGGCACTTCGAGCTCTTTCCGAGACGCTCCGGGACGGCGCCGGACGGTACCCAGAAAGCCGAAACGGGGCTTGTGACGCGCCTGTGACAGTCGGCGGACACCGCGATGAAACTGCCCGGGCAAGCTTCTTGTCACACGGACCGAATCAGACTCCACTCGACGGGGGGCGCGAGATGAACGCACTGCACAGCACCACCTCAAGCGCAGTTGTCACGCGTCTCCACGACGTCACGCGGAGCACCGAGAAGTCCGGCGCGGTGAACGGGCGGGGGTGCGTTCGCGGCGCCGGGCGTCAGCACAAGCCGTCGTACATGACGGTGGTTGACGCGACCGTGGGGGGCAACGGGACGGCGTACAGGGAGGCCACGGGGGAGCGTTCGAGCCTGTCGGAGGCGGAGTTCACCGCCTACGTCCAGGAACGCCGCGCCTCCCTGTACGCGACCGCCTATCACCTGACCGGTGACCGTTTCGAGGCGGAGGATCTGCTGCAGAGCGCCCTCTTCTCGACATACCGGGCCTGGGAGCGGATCAGCGACAAGGCGGCGGTCGGGGGCTATCTGCGCCGCACCATGACCAATCTGCACATCAGCGCCTGGCGTCGGCGCAAGCTCAACGAGTACCCGACGGAGGAGCTGCCGGAGACGGCGAGCGACACCGACGCGATGCGGGGTACGGAGCTGCGCGCGGTGCTCTGGCAGGCGCTGGCCAGGCTGCCCGAACTCCAGCGGACGATGCTGGTCCTGCGGTACTACGAGGGCCGGACGGATCCGGAGATCGCGGAAATCCTGGACATCAGTGTCGGCACGGTGAAGTCGAGCATCTGGCGGTCGCTCCGCCGGCTGCGTGAGGACGAGGTCCTCAGCTTCGGCCGTGACGAGGAAGAGTCCTTCGGCGAGCTGGTGGCCTGAAGGCAACGGGGGAAACGGGGCCGCCGTCTCGGGGGAGACGGCGGGATCGGGGGATCCACGGGGGAAACGGGGATCACGGGGGATCAACAGAGCGGGACCGGACAGGCCGGGGGGCCTTGTCCGGCCCCGCTTTTCCTTTGTGTCCCGCGCGGCCTTTCCTTTGTGTTCCGCGCGCGCCGCTCGTGTGTTCCGCGCGCCGCTCGCAGCACGTGGCCGGTCTGACGGGGAGCTCCTGGCCGGCTTCCGGCCGACGGATCCCTGTGCCGCCCTGCTGCAGCGGGGTGCTTCGGCCGCCCGGCAGCCCGACCGCCCGATGCGTCGCTGCGCGGAGCTGCCGCGCGTCGACGGGGGCGCGGGGGTACTTCGTACCCCCGCTGTCACTCTCAGGGCGGGCGGGGAAAGCCGACCCCGGGACCGCCCCTTACGCCGCCTTGCTTGTCGCGGGTGTGCGACGGCAGCGGCCGGCCGCCGCGGCTGCCAGGCGGCCCAACGCCTCCTCCTTGCCGCACGGGTGCGCTCCCAGGCTTCTCTGCCGGGCCACGATGCCCCGTTCCGCACGCATCAGACGCCAGCCCCGACGCACCAGGAACGGCACCGACTTGCGGCCCTCGCGCAGATCCCGGGCGAGCCGTCTGCGGAATGTCGTCGACGGCCGGCCGCGCAGGCACAGCGCGTCCGCCAGTACGCCCAGTTCCTGGCAGCGCGCCACGATGTCGGCCGCGAAAATGCCCTCCGCCACGAACAGGGGCGTGCGGTCGATGTCGAGCGCCTCCCGGCTCACGCGCGCGCTGGTGGCGATGTCGTACACGGGGACAGTCGTACGTCCCGTACGGCACAGCTCCATGACCGCCGCGACCGCCGCGTCCGCGTCCCAGGACTGCGGCGAGTCCCAGTCGATGTCCGTACTGCCCGTGACCAGCGGAAGTGTCGGGTCGTCGCCCTCTTTGTAGAAGTCGTCCAGGCGCAGCACCGGCAGACCGGTGCGGGCGGCGAGGGAGGACTTTCCGGAACCTGAGGGGCCCGCGAGCAGCACGACGCGGGTCGGGATCGGTTGGGAACTCACGGGAGACAAGTGTGCGGCATTGACCCGGCCGTAGGACCCCCCGGGGGAGCTGTTGGTATCCAGCGTCACACCTCACCTACTGTGCGTTGGCTCGCGATTACTCACGCAGGCGGCGTCACCTCCCGCCGGCCGGGCAGCGGAGCGGCCTGCTCCCGGTCTGATCCGGGACATGAAGGAGCCCCCACCGCCGGACGGAGCG includes:
- a CDS encoding uridine kinase; this translates as MSPVSSQPIPTRVVLLAGPSGSGKSSLAARTGLPVLRLDDFYKEGDDPTLPLVTGSTDIDWDSPQSWDADAAVAAVMELCRTGRTTVPVYDIATSARVSREALDIDRTPLFVAEGIFAADIVARCQELGVLADALCLRGRPSTTFRRRLARDLREGRKSVPFLVRRGWRLMRAERGIVARQRSLGAHPCGKEEALGRLAAAAAGRCRRTPATSKAA
- a CDS encoding SigE family RNA polymerase sigma factor is translated as MNALHSTTSSAVVTRLHDVTRSTEKSGAVNGRGCVRGAGRQHKPSYMTVVDATVGGNGTAYREATGERSSLSEAEFTAYVQERRASLYATAYHLTGDRFEAEDLLQSALFSTYRAWERISDKAAVGGYLRRTMTNLHISAWRRRKLNEYPTEELPETASDTDAMRGTELRAVLWQALARLPELQRTMLVLRYYEGRTDPEIAEILDISVGTVKSSIWRSLRRLREDEVLSFGRDEEESFGELVA